A window of the Cuculus canorus isolate bCucCan1 chromosome 3, bCucCan1.pri, whole genome shotgun sequence genome harbors these coding sequences:
- the CRNKL1 gene encoding crooked neck-like protein 1, which yields MASTAAGKQRIPKVAKVKNKAPAEVQITAEQLLREAKERELELLPPPPQQKITDVEELNDYKLRKRKTFEDNIRKNRTVISNWIKYAQWEESLKEIHRARSIYERALDVDYRNVTLWLKYAEMEMKNRQVNHARNIWDRAITTLPRVNQFWYKYTYMEEMLGNVAGSRQVFERWMEWQPEEQAWHSYINFELRYKEVDRARSIYERFVIVHPDVKNWIKYARFEEKHSYFAHARKVYERAVEFFGEEHMDEHLYVAFAKFEENQKEFERVRVIYKYALDRIPKQDAQNLFKNYTIFEKKFGDRRGIEDIIVSKRRFQYEEEVKANPHNYDAWFDYLRLVESDADAETVREVYERAIANVPPIQEKRHWKRYIYLWINYALYEELEAKDAERTRQVYQACIELIPHKKFTFAKIWLLYAQFEIRQKNLPLARRALGTSIGKCPKNKLFKGYIELELQLREFDRCRKLYEKFLEFAPENCTSWIKFAELETILGDIDRARAIYELAISQPRLDMPEVLWKSYIDFEIEQEEYEKTRNLYRRLLQRTQHVKVWISFAQFELSAGREESLLRCRQIYEEANKAMRNCEEKEERVMLLESWRNFEEEFGTDTTKERIVKLMPEKIKKRRKLQAEDGSDAGWEEYYDYIFPEDTANQPNLKLLAMAKLWKKQQQENEAAEVDPDKDIDESQS from the exons ACTTTTGAAGATAACATAAGGAAAAACAGGACTGTTATCAGTAACTGGATAAAGTACGCACAATGGGAGGAAAGcctaaaagaaatacacag aGCCCGTTCCATCTACGAGCGTGCTTTAGATGTAGACTACAGAAATGTCACACTCTGGCTGAAAtatgcagaaatggaaatgaagaacCGCCAGGTTAATCATGCCCGAAACATCTGGGATCGAGCCATTACCACCCTCCCCAGGGTGAACCAGTTCTG GTATAAATATACCTACATGGAAGAGATGTTGGGGAATGTTGCTGGATCACGGCAGGTGTTTGAACGCTGGATGGAGTGGCAACCAGAGGAGCAAGCTTGGCATTCCTACATTAACTTTGAGCTGAGATACAAGGAGGTGGACAGGGCACGTAGCATTTACGAGAGAT TTGTTATTGTTCATCCTGATGTTAAGAACTGGATCAAGTATGCTCGGTTTGAAGAGAAGCACAGTTATTTTGCTCACGCCAGGAAAGTATATGAGAGGGCAGTGGAGTTCTTTGGAGAAGAACATATGGATGAGCATTTGTATGTGGCTTTTGCAAAATTTGAGGAGAACCAGAAAGAA ttcgAAAGAGTAAGGGTGATCTACAAGTACGCCTTGGACAGAATTCCAAAACAGGACGCCCAAAATCTCTTCAAGAATTATACCATCTTTGAGAAGAAGTTTGGAGACAGAAGAGGAATTGAAGACATCATTGTCAGTAAGAGGAGATTCCAATATGAAGAGGAAGTGAAG GCAAATCCACACAACTACGATGCATGGTTTGACTACCTGAGGTTAGTTGAAAGTGACGCAGATGCTGAGACTGTCCGAGAAGTCTATGAAAGAGCCATTGCCAATGTTCCTCCAATTCAAGAGAAAAGACACTGGAAAAGATACATCTATCTGTGGATTAACTATGCTTTATATGAAGAGCTGGAGGCAAAGG ATGCAGAGCGAACCAGACAAGTGTACCAGGCATGTATCGAGCTCATTCCCCACAAAAAG TTCACATTTGCCAAAATATGGCTGCTGTATGCACAATTTGAAATACGCCAGAAAAATCTTCCACTTGCCAGAAGAGCTTTG GGCACATCCATAGGTAAATGTCCAAAAAACAAACTGTTTAAAGGTTATATTGAATTGGAATTGCAACTGAGAGAATTTGATCGTTGCCGAAAGCTGTATGAAAAATTCCTAGAGTTCGCACCGGAAAACTGCACATCATGGATTAAATTTGCTGAGCTGGAGACCATTCTTGGTGATATTGATAGAGCCCGTGCAATATATGAGTTGGCTATCAGCCAACCCCGGTTAGACATGCCAGAG GTCCTTTGGAAGTCCTACATTGACTTTGAAATTGAGCAAGAAGAGtatgagaaaacaagaaacctTTACCGCAGACTACTTCAGCGGACACAGCATGTTAAG GTATGGATCAGCTTTGCACAGTTTGAGCTGTctgcaggaagggaggaaagtTTGTTAAGATGCCGGCAGATTTATGAAGAGGCTAATAAGGCAATGCGCAATtgtgaggagaaagaggagagagtcATGCTTCTGGAATCCTGGAGAAACTTTGAAGAGGAGTTTGGAACAGACACCACTAAAGAGAGGATAGTTAAACTCAtgcctgaaaaaataaagaaaaggaggaaactaCAGGCCGAAGATGGG tctGATGCTGGCTGGGAGGAATACTATGATTATATTTTCCCAGAAGATACTGCCAATCAGCCTAATCTCAAACTGCTTGCCATGGCTAAACTCtggaagaaacagcaacagGAGAATGAAGCTGCAGAGGTGGATCCAGACAAAGACATTGATGAAAGCCAGTCTTAA